A portion of the Halobacillus ihumii genome contains these proteins:
- the spoIVB gene encoding SpoIVB peptidase: MFHQFKIRYICGSVLLLLMLALPLFSPFQEYLSIPTELRISTSKPIESSQVWSQTDEARTAFSSDSVEPNTSEVFHEFAGIPLKKTDVRKMKDIRLVPGGHSVGVQLQTKGVLVVGHHLVNENKEESTSPGEKADIQVGDILLKGNGEELNSMEELSKIVEKSGDQSEPVELTVKRGEETFQTSLTPSLNKKDDQYQIGLYVRDSAAGIGTMTFYHPDSGKYGALGHVIADMDTKQPIEINKGTIVESNVTSIEKGSQGVPGEKRAEFSLKEDRIGTITENSPFGIFGKLDEGIINQKYPDGLPVGYSEQVEEGPAKILTVLEGEKLQEFDVEIVSNMPKDKPVTKGMIVKITDPELLKKTGGIVQGMSGSPIIQNGKIIGAVTHVFVNDPTSGYGVHIEWMLKEAGIDIYKSEEQELNKAG, from the coding sequence GTGTTCCATCAATTTAAAATTAGATATATATGTGGCTCCGTTCTCCTGTTGTTGATGCTCGCTTTACCTTTATTTAGCCCATTTCAAGAATATTTATCCATCCCTACAGAACTTCGTATCAGTACTTCCAAACCAATTGAATCTTCTCAAGTTTGGAGTCAAACAGATGAAGCAAGAACAGCTTTTTCTTCTGACAGTGTCGAACCAAACACTAGTGAGGTATTTCATGAATTTGCAGGAATTCCTTTAAAGAAAACGGATGTTAGAAAGATGAAGGATATCCGTTTAGTTCCTGGCGGTCATTCGGTTGGAGTTCAGCTCCAAACGAAAGGTGTTCTTGTAGTTGGACATCATCTTGTTAATGAAAATAAAGAAGAGTCAACTTCACCGGGAGAAAAAGCAGACATTCAAGTTGGAGATATTCTTCTCAAAGGAAATGGAGAAGAATTGAACAGTATGGAGGAGCTTTCCAAGATTGTGGAAAAGTCTGGAGATCAAAGTGAACCAGTAGAACTAACAGTAAAAAGAGGCGAAGAAACGTTCCAAACGTCACTTACTCCATCGTTAAATAAAAAAGATGATCAATATCAAATTGGTCTCTACGTTCGCGATTCAGCCGCTGGGATAGGGACGATGACTTTTTATCATCCTGACTCCGGTAAATATGGTGCTCTTGGCCATGTCATTGCAGATATGGACACGAAGCAGCCGATTGAAATCAACAAAGGGACTATTGTTGAATCGAATGTAACCTCAATTGAAAAAGGAAGCCAAGGTGTCCCTGGTGAAAAAAGAGCTGAATTTTCCCTGAAAGAAGACCGGATAGGAACGATCACGGAAAATAGCCCGTTCGGTATCTTCGGCAAATTAGACGAAGGAATTATTAATCAGAAGTATCCGGATGGACTACCTGTTGGTTACTCAGAACAGGTGGAAGAAGGTCCGGCAAAAATTTTAACAGTACTTGAAGGCGAGAAGCTCCAGGAATTTGATGTTGAGATCGTCAGTAATATGCCTAAAGATAAGCCTGTAACAAAAGGAATGATTGTAAAAATAACTGATCCTGAACTGTTGAAGAAAACAGGCGGTATTGTACAAGGTATGAGCGGCAGTCCAATCATTCAAAATGGTAAAATTATCGGTGCTGTTACGCACGTATTTGTAAACGATCCTACCTCAGGTTATGGGGTTCATATCGAATGGATGCTGAAAGAAGCAGGCATTGATATTTATAAAAGTGAAGAACAAGAATTAAATAAAGCTGGATAA
- the recN gene encoding DNA repair protein RecN: protein MLTELSIKDFAIINQVSITFKEGLTVLTGETGAGKSIIIDAIQLLSGGRGSVEFVRHGTDKAEIEGLFTVEATHPVYQKGRQFGVEIGEDGMVVLQRVITRQGKSICRVNGKLVTLGILREFGSILIDIHSQHETQSLMNPDHHIDLLDMFIIDELTPSLEEYHQLYSNYQTVKKRYNELSENEQEVAQRLDLLEFQLRELHEADLRPFEDEELEEERKKLMNYEKVYQGIHDAYNALYGEQRGLDWMSLAMTSLENTSDYDNQIRKLSEEMSNSYYVMEELTFQLSTQMAELEFDPERLNDIESRLSELNRLKKKYGQTVEDMLEYASKIEEEIDEIKNKDSHLSKLEEQITELGKDAALEAKNIHDIRTKASKHLANLIHEELTDLYLEKASFKTNVEIKEGRPDDLEFEGKHVRLHSRGFDTVTFLITTNPGEPLKSLHKVASGGEMSRIMLALKRIFSRHQGITSVIFDEVDTGVSGRVAQAIAEKIQGISSDSQVLCISHLPQVAAMADTHIRIEKDVTNDRTSTVVTELSENDKADEISRMISGAELTDTTIEHAKELLTLATKHKQNA, encoded by the coding sequence ATGTTAACTGAATTATCGATAAAGGACTTTGCTATCATTAATCAAGTATCCATCACATTTAAGGAAGGACTTACAGTACTTACAGGAGAGACCGGCGCAGGTAAGTCCATTATTATAGATGCCATACAGCTCCTGTCAGGAGGTCGTGGATCTGTTGAGTTCGTCCGTCATGGGACTGATAAAGCAGAAATTGAGGGGTTATTTACAGTTGAAGCAACTCATCCGGTATATCAAAAAGGCAGGCAATTCGGGGTTGAAATTGGTGAAGACGGCATGGTTGTTTTACAAAGGGTGATCACTCGCCAAGGCAAAAGTATTTGCCGGGTAAATGGAAAGCTCGTAACACTAGGAATTTTAAGGGAATTTGGTTCAATCTTAATTGATATTCACAGTCAACATGAAACACAATCCTTGATGAACCCGGATCATCATATCGACCTTCTTGACATGTTTATTATAGACGAGTTAACGCCTTCTCTAGAGGAATACCATCAGTTATATTCAAATTACCAAACCGTTAAAAAAAGATACAATGAGCTTAGTGAAAATGAACAGGAAGTGGCCCAGCGATTAGATTTGCTTGAGTTTCAACTGCGAGAGCTTCATGAGGCAGATTTACGACCGTTTGAGGACGAAGAACTTGAAGAAGAACGAAAAAAGCTCATGAATTATGAAAAGGTATATCAGGGGATTCATGATGCTTACAACGCATTATATGGTGAACAAAGAGGTCTGGACTGGATGAGTTTGGCGATGACCTCTTTAGAGAATACATCAGATTATGACAATCAAATACGGAAGCTTTCAGAGGAAATGTCCAACAGTTATTATGTTATGGAGGAACTGACTTTTCAGTTAAGTACTCAGATGGCTGAACTTGAATTTGATCCAGAACGCTTAAATGATATTGAGTCAAGGTTAAGCGAACTAAATCGATTAAAAAAGAAATACGGCCAAACCGTAGAGGATATGCTGGAGTATGCTTCGAAAATTGAAGAAGAGATTGATGAAATTAAAAATAAGGATTCCCACCTCAGTAAATTGGAAGAACAGATTACGGAACTTGGTAAAGATGCCGCTCTTGAGGCAAAGAATATTCATGATATTCGAACAAAAGCCTCTAAACATTTAGCCAACCTGATTCATGAAGAGCTAACGGATCTTTATTTGGAAAAAGCCTCATTTAAGACGAATGTAGAAATTAAAGAGGGACGTCCAGACGACCTTGAATTTGAAGGGAAGCATGTCCGTCTGCATTCCAGGGGTTTTGACACCGTTACATTCTTGATTACTACGAACCCCGGAGAGCCGCTGAAGAGCCTGCACAAAGTCGCTTCAGGCGGAGAAATGTCTCGAATTATGCTTGCCTTAAAACGTATCTTTTCACGCCATCAAGGGATAACAAGTGTCATTTTTGACGAAGTTGATACAGGTGTCAGCGGTCGCGTAGCCCAGGCTATTGCAGAGAAGATTCAAGGAATTTCAAGTGACTCGCAAGTCTTGTGCATATCACATTTGCCACAGGTTGCAGCTATGGCTGATACGCATATTAGAATTGAAAAAGATGTAACAAACGATCGGACGTCAACTGTAGTTACCGAGTTATCCGAGAATGATAAAGCCGATGAAATTTCCAGAATGATTTCAGGTGCTGAGCTGACTGATACGACGATCGAACATGCGAAAGAATTGTTAACCTTGGCTACTAAACATAAACAAAATGCTTAG
- the ahrC gene encoding transcriptional regulator AhrC/ArgR, translating to MNKGQRHIKIRELITNDDIETQDELVNRLKAMDYDVTQATISRDIKELHLVKVPMLDGRYKYSLPADQRFNPLEKLKRLMMDAFVSIDQAGHFIILKTLPGNANAVGALIDNLDWEEIMGTICGDDTCLIICRSKEQTESISEQLLNML from the coding sequence ATGAATAAAGGACAGCGGCATATTAAGATTCGCGAGTTAATCACGAACGATGATATTGAGACACAGGATGAGTTAGTAAACCGGTTGAAGGCAATGGACTATGATGTCACACAAGCAACAATCTCGAGAGATATCAAAGAATTACATCTTGTAAAAGTTCCTATGCTCGATGGCCGATATAAATATAGCTTACCTGCAGACCAGCGTTTCAATCCCTTAGAAAAATTAAAACGTCTCATGATGGATGCTTTCGTTAGTATTGATCAAGCGGGTCATTTTATAATTTTAAAGACATTGCCGGGAAATGCTAATGCAGTAGGGGCTCTTATTGACAATCTTGATTGGGAAGAAATTATGGGGACCATCTGCGGCGATGACACTTGTTTGATTATTTGTAGGAGTAAAGAACAAACCGAAAGCATCAGTGAACAATTGTTAAATATGTTATAG
- a CDS encoding TlyA family RNA methyltransferase, translated as MMGRKVRLDLLLVERGLIETREKAKRTIMAGLVFERNHRLDKPGQKVDDTIELTVKGSAIPYVSRGGLKLEKALDKFALDLKGKTMIDIGSSTGGFTDCALQNGARLSYAIDVGYNQLDWKLRNHPQVVVMERTNFRYVTPDDLTEGMPQFASIDVSFISLRLILPVLTELLNVNSDVVALIKPQFEAGREQVGRKGIIRDAAIHNLVIQRILDFARQLGFSVKNLTFSPITGGDGNIEFLVHFYWTGGEAGDIADDVEVDSVVAEAHEAHRK; from the coding sequence ATTATGGGAAGAAAAGTGCGATTGGATTTATTATTAGTTGAACGGGGATTGATTGAGACGAGGGAAAAGGCTAAACGTACCATAATGGCTGGTCTTGTTTTCGAAAGAAATCATCGTCTCGATAAGCCTGGACAAAAAGTGGACGATACGATCGAACTTACTGTCAAAGGGAGTGCTATTCCGTATGTAAGCAGGGGCGGGTTGAAACTTGAAAAAGCTCTTGACAAGTTTGCATTGGATCTAAAGGGGAAGACGATGATCGATATTGGCTCATCGACAGGCGGATTTACTGATTGTGCTTTACAAAATGGTGCTCGCCTTAGCTATGCCATCGATGTTGGCTACAACCAGCTGGACTGGAAGCTTAGAAATCATCCTCAAGTAGTTGTTATGGAACGAACAAACTTTCGGTATGTGACGCCAGATGATTTGACAGAAGGAATGCCACAATTTGCTTCCATTGACGTTTCGTTTATATCTCTGCGTTTGATCCTGCCTGTGTTAACCGAATTGCTGAATGTAAACAGTGATGTAGTGGCCTTAATCAAACCCCAGTTTGAAGCAGGACGGGAACAAGTCGGGAGAAAAGGGATTATAAGAGATGCTGCGATTCACAATTTGGTGATTCAAAGAATTCTTGACTTCGCAAGGCAGCTGGGTTTTTCGGTAAAGAACTTGACGTTTTCACCGATTACCGGAGGCGATGGAAATATCGAATTTCTCGTTCATTTTTATTGGACAGGCGGAGAAGCAGGAGATATAGCCGATGATGTCGAAGTGGATAGTGTGGTGGCAGAAGCACACGAGGCGCATCGAAAATAG
- the dxs gene encoding 1-deoxy-D-xylulose-5-phosphate synthase, giving the protein MDLYKIKEPSFLKEMSIGQLEALSLDMRKFLIENLSGTGGHLGANLGVVELTLALHKVFESPKDRMLFDVGHQSYIHKILTGRAGQFDTLRKYKGLCGFPKRNESEHDIWETGHSSTSLSAAMGMAIARDLKDESHSIVPIIGDGALTGGMALEALNHIGDEKKNVTVILNDNEMSIARNVGALHGALGRMRSAGKYNRAKDDLEWILKRIPAVGGRLAQAAERLKDSMKYFVLPGMFFEELGFTYYGPVDGHDYHDLFENLNYAKKTSGPVIVHVITQKGKGYHPAETDNKDKWHGVGPYKIESGEKIKPADAPPAWSEVISETLRKEARIDKRVVAVTPAMVLGSKLEKFGEEFPDRLFDVGIAEQHATTLSAGLATQGMKPFLAIYSTFLQRGYDQVIHDVARQNLNVIFGVDRAGLVGADGETHQGVFDVAFLRSVPNMVVAMPKDEDEGQHLVHTAVAYNDGPIAIRYPRGNGLGIEMSDDLKTIPIGSWEVLKDGTDAVILTFGTTIPMAMAASERLSKDGLSVRVVNARFIKPMDEAMLHDIMKNKLPILTVEEAVLQGGFGSSVLEFKEEHNYLSWMNRLGVPDRFIEHGSVPELWEEIGLTEDNLIKNIKEIIPEKQQRA; this is encoded by the coding sequence ATGGATCTGTACAAGATTAAAGAACCTTCATTTCTGAAGGAAATGTCGATTGGTCAATTAGAAGCACTTTCATTAGATATGCGCAAGTTTCTTATAGAAAATTTGTCAGGTACAGGAGGGCATTTAGGTGCAAACCTAGGTGTTGTAGAGCTTACGTTAGCTTTGCACAAAGTGTTCGAAAGCCCGAAGGATCGTATGCTATTTGATGTCGGACATCAGTCTTATATTCATAAAATTTTAACAGGACGTGCCGGCCAATTTGATACATTGAGAAAATATAAAGGGTTGTGCGGTTTTCCGAAACGAAATGAAAGTGAACACGATATATGGGAAACTGGACATAGTTCAACGTCATTGTCGGCAGCCATGGGTATGGCGATTGCCCGCGATTTGAAGGATGAATCGCATTCTATCGTACCTATTATCGGCGATGGGGCTCTCACCGGAGGTATGGCTCTTGAAGCACTTAACCATATTGGTGATGAGAAAAAGAATGTAACCGTTATCTTAAATGATAACGAAATGTCAATTGCCCGAAATGTTGGTGCTTTACATGGAGCATTAGGACGCATGAGAAGTGCCGGGAAATATAACCGTGCAAAGGACGATTTAGAATGGATTCTTAAACGGATTCCTGCTGTCGGAGGAAGATTAGCGCAGGCCGCTGAAAGACTGAAAGACAGTATGAAGTATTTTGTTCTGCCTGGAATGTTTTTTGAAGAGTTAGGCTTTACTTATTACGGTCCTGTAGATGGTCATGATTATCATGATTTATTTGAGAACTTAAACTATGCTAAGAAGACAAGCGGTCCTGTGATCGTACATGTCATCACTCAAAAGGGAAAAGGCTATCACCCAGCCGAGACAGATAACAAGGACAAATGGCACGGTGTCGGTCCTTATAAAATCGAATCTGGAGAGAAAATTAAACCTGCTGATGCTCCTCCAGCGTGGAGTGAGGTAATTAGCGAAACGCTTAGGAAAGAGGCTCGTATCGATAAAAGAGTTGTAGCGGTTACACCAGCAATGGTATTGGGATCTAAGCTCGAAAAATTTGGTGAAGAATTTCCAGATCGTTTGTTCGATGTGGGGATAGCCGAGCAGCATGCTACCACCTTATCAGCTGGATTGGCAACTCAAGGAATGAAACCGTTCCTCGCTATTTATTCCACCTTCTTACAACGAGGATATGACCAGGTGATTCACGATGTGGCAAGACAAAATCTAAATGTCATATTTGGAGTGGACCGAGCGGGATTGGTTGGTGCTGATGGGGAGACCCATCAGGGAGTGTTTGATGTGGCATTTCTCCGCTCCGTTCCAAACATGGTGGTTGCCATGCCAAAGGACGAAGATGAAGGACAGCATCTCGTTCATACAGCTGTCGCCTATAATGATGGGCCGATTGCTATCCGCTATCCTCGAGGAAATGGATTAGGGATCGAGATGAGTGATGACCTGAAAACGATACCGATTGGCAGCTGGGAAGTACTAAAAGACGGTACAGATGCTGTTATTTTAACATTCGGTACCACCATTCCTATGGCTATGGCTGCAAGCGAACGGCTTAGTAAAGATGGACTCTCCGTACGTGTCGTTAACGCTCGATTCATTAAACCGATGGATGAGGCGATGCTTCATGACATCATGAAGAACAAGCTTCCTATATTAACCGTCGAAGAAGCGGTGCTTCAAGGCGGGTTTGGCTCTAGCGTTCTGGAGTTTAAAGAAGAGCACAACTATCTTTCCTGGATGAATCGACTTGGTGTACCTGACCGATTTATCGAACACGGCAGCGTCCCTGAATTATGGGAAGAAATCGGGTTGACAGAAGACAACCTGATCAAGAATATTAAAGAAATTATACCGGAAAAACAACAGAGGGCTTAA
- a CDS encoding DUF2207 domain-containing protein — translation MDNQFKKSVKFSLSIAVITFVLAAIFSVISTSALSGVIWVAGILIVLAIVFIGVIFDMLGIAATAAQETPFHSMASEKIRGAKEAIIIVRNADRFASFCNDVIGDISGIVSGTASTVVVLQIVNVLGHDDGSTFQLVFSVFVTSVVAALTVGGKALGKYFAIHSSTKVIFTTARFIAWVEDKTKINILSSASNHARKSR, via the coding sequence ATGGATAATCAATTTAAAAAATCAGTGAAATTTAGTTTGAGTATTGCCGTTATCACATTTGTGTTAGCGGCTATTTTTTCAGTTATTTCAACATCTGCTTTAAGTGGTGTTATATGGGTAGCTGGGATATTAATTGTACTAGCTATTGTATTTATAGGGGTTATTTTTGATATGCTAGGAATAGCTGCGACGGCGGCACAGGAGACCCCATTTCATTCCATGGCTTCAGAGAAGATTCGAGGAGCTAAGGAAGCGATTATCATCGTTAGGAATGCTGATCGCTTTGCAAGTTTCTGTAACGATGTAATCGGGGATATATCTGGTATAGTGAGTGGAACTGCTTCGACTGTCGTAGTCCTTCAAATTGTTAATGTTCTGGGACATGACGACGGCTCTACCTTTCAGCTTGTTTTTTCAGTGTTCGTAACAAGTGTGGTGGCGGCCTTAACGGTCGGAGGCAAAGCTCTTGGAAAATACTTTGCCATTCATTCTTCCACTAAAGTCATTTTTACAACTGCCCGCTTCATTGCTTGGGTAGAAGATAAAACAAAAATCAATATTCTTTCTAGCGCATCAAATCACGCTAGAAAATCACGCTAA
- a CDS encoding polyprenyl synthetase family protein: protein MEPFQEHLKDYQQVINEKLFGYVNRHINPGRVRDAIIHSIEAGGKRVRPILLLSTMEAFGVDYTRGYTAACALEMVHTYSLIHDDLPAMDNDDMRRGQPTIHKAFDEATAILAGDALLTLSFQVISEDSNLTSDEKVFLTRELSRASGGAGMVDGQMLDMRSEGKQVSIDELKSIHMNKTGQLLSFAIVAGAYLSHTTSETFQKIENLANVLGLIFQIQDDILDVLGDADAIGKPVGSDEGNDKSTYPQLLGIEGAIREMNEYMDVALHSLEQTGLNNTFLAELVDFLSTRDR, encoded by the coding sequence GTGGAGCCATTTCAAGAACATTTGAAGGATTATCAACAAGTAATTAATGAAAAATTGTTTGGATACGTCAACCGGCACATTAACCCTGGCCGAGTACGGGATGCTATTATTCATTCCATTGAGGCTGGAGGAAAACGTGTTCGACCAATACTTCTTCTTTCTACAATGGAGGCGTTTGGGGTTGATTACACTCGCGGATACACAGCGGCATGCGCCCTTGAGATGGTTCATACATACTCTTTAATTCATGATGATCTTCCTGCAATGGATAATGACGACATGAGAAGGGGTCAGCCAACTATTCATAAAGCATTTGATGAAGCTACGGCGATTCTTGCGGGGGATGCCCTCCTCACACTTAGCTTTCAAGTGATTTCCGAAGACTCCAATTTGACCAGTGATGAGAAAGTGTTTCTCACCCGCGAGCTTTCCAGGGCAAGTGGCGGGGCTGGAATGGTGGATGGACAAATGCTGGATATGCGAAGTGAAGGAAAGCAGGTTTCGATAGATGAATTAAAATCTATTCACATGAATAAAACAGGACAGTTGCTTTCCTTTGCCATTGTCGCGGGTGCTTATCTTAGTCATACTACTTCTGAAACCTTTCAGAAAATCGAGAACTTGGCAAACGTCCTTGGTCTTATTTTTCAAATTCAGGATGATATTTTAGATGTTTTAGGAGATGCCGATGCTATAGGTAAACCGGTTGGCAGTGACGAAGGAAACGATAAAAGCACCTATCCTCAATTGTTGGGCATTGAAGGAGCGATCAGGGAGATGAACGAGTATATGGATGTTGCCTTACACTCTTTAGAACAAACTGGATTGAATAATACTTTTTTAGCTGAACTAGTTGATTTCTTAAGTACGAGGGATCGATAA
- a CDS encoding exodeoxyribonuclease VII small subunit, with product MTNQEKELTFEQAMEQLEKLVEKLEEGDVPLEQAIQYYQEGMKLSKLCNGKLNLVEDQMQQILNEHGEFEPYEVQEEE from the coding sequence ATGACAAATCAAGAAAAAGAACTCACTTTTGAGCAGGCCATGGAACAACTGGAAAAACTTGTTGAAAAGCTTGAGGAAGGTGATGTTCCTCTGGAGCAAGCGATCCAGTATTATCAGGAAGGCATGAAGCTTTCAAAGCTTTGTAATGGGAAGCTTAATCTTGTGGAAGATCAAATGCAGCAAATTTTAAATGAACACGGAGAATTTGAACCATATGAAGTGCAGGAGGAGGAATAA
- the xseA gene encoding exodeoxyribonuclease VII large subunit — MKDRYLTVTALTKYIKRKISSDPHLKEVWLRGEISNFKQHTRGHMYLSIKDKQSRIQAVMFAGNNRRLKFMPENGMNVLIRGEVNVYEPMGQYQLYIQEMQPDGIGALYLAYEQLKEKLQKEGLFEAANKKVLPGYPEHIGVITSPTGAAVRDILTTIKRRYPIVKVSILPVLVQGDSAAASVEKAIHYANAHLNCDVLIVGRGGGSIEDLWCFNEEVVARAIHHSQIPVISAVGHETDTTISDFVADTRAATPTGAAEIAVPSLKELKEQLRLTTQRLTRAVTLKRSEAGERLIRLKKSYAFKYPEQLLKQKEQELDRQLEQLSKNVNDLYNQKIERLSYLEKRLFQQHPQEEFQMNRKLLDKQTKQLTISINRQIRAKKDQFHAVLEKLGLLNPLDIMKRGYAIPYTDKGKVLKSVHQTEPGHSLTVKLHNGSLHCIVNDIEEEQS, encoded by the coding sequence TAACGGTAACGGCACTAACTAAGTATATAAAAAGAAAAATATCCTCCGACCCTCATCTCAAAGAGGTGTGGCTCAGAGGTGAAATCTCTAACTTTAAGCAGCACACCCGCGGGCATATGTACTTATCGATTAAAGACAAACAATCACGTATTCAGGCCGTAATGTTTGCAGGAAATAATCGCAGGCTCAAATTCATGCCGGAAAATGGTATGAATGTTCTCATTCGTGGTGAGGTGAACGTTTATGAACCAATGGGACAGTATCAACTGTACATACAAGAGATGCAGCCTGATGGAATCGGAGCATTGTATTTGGCCTATGAGCAACTAAAAGAAAAGCTCCAAAAAGAAGGCCTTTTTGAAGCAGCTAACAAAAAAGTACTTCCTGGATATCCAGAACATATAGGTGTGATCACTTCGCCTACAGGAGCAGCAGTCCGTGACATCTTAACCACCATTAAGCGGCGTTATCCAATTGTGAAGGTTTCTATCCTTCCTGTTCTCGTCCAGGGAGATTCAGCAGCTGCTTCTGTAGAGAAAGCTATACACTATGCGAATGCACATTTGAATTGTGATGTGCTTATAGTAGGGCGAGGGGGCGGCTCCATTGAGGATTTGTGGTGTTTTAATGAAGAAGTAGTTGCCCGTGCTATTCATCACTCTCAAATCCCCGTCATTTCAGCTGTCGGACATGAAACTGATACTACAATCAGCGATTTTGTGGCCGATACCAGAGCAGCAACACCAACCGGGGCAGCTGAAATTGCTGTGCCTTCTTTGAAAGAACTGAAAGAACAGCTCAGATTGACCACCCAACGTCTTACCCGTGCTGTGACTCTTAAACGATCAGAGGCTGGAGAACGGCTGATAAGGTTAAAAAAATCTTATGCTTTTAAATATCCGGAACAGCTCTTAAAGCAAAAAGAGCAGGAACTAGACCGACAATTAGAACAGCTGTCCAAAAATGTAAATGACCTTTATAATCAGAAAATCGAGCGTTTATCGTACCTGGAAAAGCGTTTATTTCAACAGCATCCTCAAGAGGAATTTCAAATGAATCGTAAACTCTTGGATAAACAAACAAAGCAATTAACGATAAGCATTAACAGGCAGATCCGTGCAAAAAAAGATCAATTTCATGCTGTCTTAGAAAAGTTGGGACTATTAAATCCTTTAGACATTATGAAGAGAGGTTACGCCATTCCTTATACAGACAAAGGAAAGGTACTAAAAAGTGTTCATCAAACAGAGCCCGGCCATTCATTGACGGTAAAGCTTCACAACGGCAGCCTGCATTGTATAGTAAATGATATTGAGGAGGAGCAGTCATGA